DNA from Desulfitibacter sp. BRH_c19:
TTAAAAATTTCCTATAGGATTTAGCATAGACTATGTTTCCATGGAGAAATAAAATAGTTCCAATGGGTTTTCCATTTGCTGGATATATATCTATATGTATTTTCTGACTATTAATACTAATGGTGTCTTGCTGTATTTCATCTATTGCCAAGTTAATTCTCCTTTCTGGGGCCTTGCGCCAGTATTTCTAGGATTTGCAATGTGTATAAATATCAATCATTTAATGCTTTATTACTAATATCGCCAAAAGTTAAGTTTCTGTTGGTGTAATAAAAAACGCCTAACCATAAGGATAGGCGTGTTGTCTGTGGATTTAGATTTTGGAAACGTTAGCAGCTTGAGGTCCTTTTGGTCCCTCAGTCACTTCAAATTCTACTCTTTGTCCTTCTTCTAATGATTTAAAACCATCTCCACCAATTGCTGAAAAGTGTACGAATACATCCTTTTCACCTTCTACTTCAATAAAACCAAAACCTTTTTCATTGTTAAACCACTTTACTGTACCTTGTTTCATAAATCGTAATTCCTCCTATTTCTTTGCCTATCGGCGAATATGGCAATGATAACATAACATTTTCCATTTGTCAATTATTTCGAACTTTTTTATCAATTTTTTAGTTCATTTAATTGTTTTAGTAATATTTCTAAGTTTTTTTTAAATCTTTCATCATCTTCTTTCTCCCTTGGAGATGGACCTTTTGTTCTACCCCCAACCTTTCTTATTTGGGCTTTTAAGTGCCTTTCCTCTAACATGAAATCGATTTTATCCTTTGAATATATATATCCCTTTGGTCCTATACAATTAGCTCCTTTGGATAGTACCAATGAGGCCAATCCCCAATCTTGGGTAACTACTATGTCACCTCGATTAGTTTTGTTAATTAAAGCAATATCTGTTGCTTGCGGTTCATTACCTACAATTATTTTCTCAATCCCATTAATTTGATGATTAAATGAGGATATTACTAAAAGAGATACATCATATAAATCTGACATTTCTACTAAAATCATCATAGCCTTTTTGGGGCAAGAGTCTGCATCTACAAGTATTTTCATATGTCTATTACTTTTCCCCTATGAAAAATACATAGCTGTAGTAATCTCCAAATTTAACGAAGTAGTCAATTTCAGTCTGCAATTCCTCTAATTGTTCTTGTGCTGTAGAATTCTTTACAAATTTCTGCTGAAAATAATTAATATGCTTATACATAGGTTTGTAATAATTATCCCAGAAACCATCCTTGCCCATTTCAAAATGCCCAATATTTTTTAGACCTGCTTTTTCCATAGATTTTACATTTTCCTTAATTCCCGTCATGTCAGGATAGTTCTCTTTCCAATACCAAAACACCTCATCTGGTGGACTATCCTTAATCCATGTAAGTTCAGATACAACTATTTTAC
Protein-coding regions in this window:
- a CDS encoding cold-shock protein — its product is MKQGTVKWFNNEKGFGFIEVEGEKDVFVHFSAIGGDGFKSLEEGQRVEFEVTEGPKGPQAANVSKI